ACGCACCGGTGGTCCTTTTCGGCCTCGACCGGGCGGGGAACGTGACCTTCGCCGACGGCCAGGGACTCGACGCGATCGGCCTGCGAGGCCACGAACTCCTCGGACGGTCGGCCGTCGAGGCGGTGCGCACGCTCCCCCCCGAGGCGGGCGTGCTGCTCCGTCGCGCTCTCACCGGACGCGAGGCCGCGTGGAGCGGCGCCGTCGCGGGACGGGTCTTCGACCTGCGCCTCTTCCCCCAGTGCGACTCGCACGGCGCCCTGTCGGGCGTGCTCGGCCTGGCGCAGGACGTGACCGAGCGGCACCGGGCGCAGGAGGCCGCCGAGGCGCGAGAGCGGCGCTTCCGGGCGCTCGTGGAGCACGGCGCCGACGTGATCACGCTGCACCGCGAGGACGGCACGATCCTCTACGCCTCGTCCTCGGTGAGGCACGTGCTCGGCTACGAGGTCGACGAGCTCGTCGGACGCCACCCGACGGAGTTCCAGCACCCGGAGGACAGGCTCCACGTCGAAGCCCAGGGGGCGCGCATGCTGCAGAGCCCCGGCGTTCCCGTGACGGCGCGCTACCGGGTGCGGCGCAAGGACGGCGCCTGGCGCTGGATCGAGGGACGTGCCACGAACCTGCTTCACGACCAGGACGTCCGCGCCGTGGTGGTGAACCAGCACGACGTGACCGAATCGCACGAGGCGCAGGCGGCCCTCGTCGAGCGGGAACAGATGCTCGAGGACGCGCAATCCTTGAGCCTGATGGGCAGCTTCATTTCCAACGCCGAGGGTCGATTCCTCAGCGCCTCACCGAGCCTCTACCGCATCCTCGGCCTCCCCGAGAACACGCCCCTCTCCTTCGCCACGATCATGCAACTCATCCACCCCGACGACATCCCGAGCGCCGTCAGCGCGCGAGAGCGGGCCCTCGCCACGCGCGAAGGCTTCGACCTCGAGCACCGAATCTATCACCCCGACGGCCGGGAGCGCTGGATCCGGGTAGTCACGAAGATCATGATCCCGCCCGGAGGTCAGGCCACGTACGCGCTGGGCACCGTGCAGGACCTCACCGACCGCAAGCAGCTCGAGGCGCAGCTCGTGCAGAGCCAGCGCATGGAGGCCGTGGGGCGGCTGGCGGGAGGGATCGCGCACGACTTCAACAACGTGCTCTCGGCCATCAGCGGTTTCGGCCAGGTGGTCCACGACGCGCTCGGCGAGCACGACCCGCTGCGCGAGGACATGGCCCAGGTCCTGGAGGCCTCGGAACGGGCAGCTCAGCTCACGCGCCAGCTCCTCGCCTTCAGCCGGCGCCAGGTGCTGCAGCCCCAGGTGCTGGACCTGAACGAACGCCTGCCCGAGATGAGCCGCATGCTCCGCCGCATCATCGGCGAGGACGTGGAGCTGGAGCTGAAGCTCGCCCCCGGCACCGCGCCGATCAAGGTCGACCCCGGCCAGCTCGAGCAGGTCGTCGTGAACCTGGCGGTCAACGCCCGCGACTCCATGCCCGACGGGGGCCTCCTGACGGTCGCGACCGAGGA
This window of the Deltaproteobacteria bacterium genome carries:
- a CDS encoding PAS domain S-box protein: MPARRGGRGLLTDYTNVVSRLSAFSDPAALFAALLGGTPVPTLICGPDGETLLVTPSLPRVLGWTPPPGHNLARDGIPGLPPVGDLFARCLADGTIPLPLCGYDRPEREGAPTERLALEGYMMRAQSATGETVAVVVIYRDVTERLRELHAVRAAETQLRTVVSHAPVVLFGLDRAGNVTFADGQGLDAIGLRGHELLGRSAVEAVRTLPPEAGVLLRRALTGREAAWSGAVAGRVFDLRLFPQCDSHGALSGVLGLAQDVTERHRAQEAAEARERRFRALVEHGADVITLHREDGTILYASSSVRHVLGYEVDELVGRHPTEFQHPEDRLHVEAQGARMLQSPGVPVTARYRVRRKDGAWRWIEGRATNLLHDQDVRAVVVNQHDVTESHEAQAALVEREQMLEDAQSLSLMGSFISNAEGRFLSASPSLYRILGLPENTPLSFATIMQLIHPDDIPSAVSARERALATREGFDLEHRIYHPDGRERWIRVVTKIMIPPGGQATYALGTVQDLTDRKQLEAQLVQSQRMEAVGRLAGGIAHDFNNVLSAISGFGQVVHDALGEHDPLREDMAQVLEASERAAQLTRQLLAFSRRQVLQPQVLDLNERLPEMSRMLRRIIGEDVELELKLAPGTAPIKVDPGQLEQVVVNLAVNARDSMPDGGLLTVATEELPARAADATPGLRAGSERRILLRVTDSGSGMDRATIERVFEPFFTTKGLGQGTGLGLSTVHGIVEQSGGNITVESEQGIGTTFRIVLPRTDEPLTATAIHPVAPGRKENHETLLVVEDDDAVRLFARRWLRQAGYRVLEARNGGEALLTIEQHPGPVHLLITDVIMPRISGKQLAERLRAARPGLKVLYMSGYSDEVIAHHGVLEPGVLLLEKPLSGPALEQKVREALRTT